The sequence TGCGGTTTGGCGGCGATGGCAGTTGGTTCGTCGTCGGTACCAACGGCGGATCGGGCTGGCCGGCGGCGTACTGCGACGCGCTGGTGCGCTTCGAGACCGCGGCCCGCGGTGACGGTCAGCTCGGCACGTGGGTGAACTACACCGGTAGGGACACCATCACCTCAGTCGAGGTGGCCGACAATGTCATCTATCTCGGTGGGCACTTTCGCTGGCTGAACAATCCGACCGCCCACCGGGGCGGCGCCGGCGACGGCGCCATTGACCGGCTCGGTATCGCCGCGGTCACCCCGGCCACCGGGATGCCCGTGAACTGGAATCCGCGTCGCAGCGGTGGCTCGTCGCTGCCCCCCGGCACCAGCCCCTGGGACTCCTCCGTGCCCGTGCTCTGGCGGGGCGACGACGGGCTGTACTTCGGGCACAACTCTGATGGCATGGGTGGCGAGTACCACGGCCGGCTCGGTATGTTCCCGCGCTCCGGTGGTCGGACGATCACCCCGAAGAACCCGCCGACCGCGACCAGCGGCAATCTCTACCTGGGCATCGGGGAGGGCGAACTGGCCCGGGTCCCGTTCGACGGCACCATGATCGGCTCGCCGACCACGGTCAGCCAGCCGAACTACACCGGCGCCGGGGCGACCTGGGGATTGAGTGACCGGATCTACTGGGCACACACCGTCGCCGGTACCCCGACGGGTAGCCGGATCGACATTTCAATGTTCAACGGGGGCACGGTCGGCGCCCCGTGGGAGGCGTCCGGTTACAACGACTGGTTCGACGCGGGCGACCTGACCGGTGCCCTCTTTCTCGACGGTCGCCTCTACTACACCCGCTCTGGTGCCGACGCCCTGTACTACCGGTACTTCGAGACGGATGGGAACTACCTCGGTGCCACCGAGTTCACCCTCCCCACCACCGGGGTTGACTGGTCGACGGTGCGGGGTATGGCCTGGGTGGATGGCACGATCGTGTACGGAAGCACCGACGGGAACCTGCGCGTCGTCCCCTTCCGGCCAGCGGTCGACCCGGTGGTGGACGGCGCGGAAAGCGTCCTCCTCGCGATGGCGAGCACGGAGCTGACGTGGTCCACTCCACAGCTGTTTTTCGCCGTGCAGTAAGGCGACTGGCTACTATCGATAATGGTGGATAGTTCACGTTGGTTGGCGGTGATCTATGCCGTCGTCCCCTGGCGTGGGGAGGGTCGTTGAGCGGCATTCGCCGTGGTCTTGGGGTGAGAGCCCTGTTCGCGCTGAAGCGTGGCTGGTACCGGCTGCGCTACCCGGGACTGAGCCTCGGCCGGGACGTGGAGATCCGTGGGCGGGTCCGGTTGCGCCGTGGCGTGCGGGTGCACATCGGTGACCGGACCCGGATCAACAAGCTGGTGCGGTTCGCCGGTCCGGGCGAGGTCCGAGTCGGTGCCGACTGTCTGTTGAGCGCGACCTGGGTCGGTGTTTGGACCTCGGTCAGGGTCGGTGACCGTTGTCTGCTGTCGAATTGTGAGCTGCGGGACAGCGACTTCCATAACCTGCGGCCCGAGGTGCGACACGACCCGCCCACCCCACGCACTCGAGCCCCGATCGTCATTGAGGACAACGTCTGGATCGGCGCACATGCGCTCGTGATGAAGGGTGTTCGGATCGGCCGGGACAGTGTCGTGGGCGCCGCCACGGTCGTCCGGGCGGATGTCCCGCCCCGGGTGGTGGTCATTGGAAATCCGCAACAGACGGTGAAGAAATTCAATGAATAGCGCCGCTGGTGGTGGCTGGACCACCAACGTTGCCTCTGGTGAGGGAACCCCGGGTCGAACGGTTACCCTGACCGACCTGCTGCGCGTGCCGCTGCACCGGATCCGGTTGGTGGCCTGCGCCGCCGCGCTCGGGCTGCTCGCCGCACTCGGCTATGTGCTGCTGGTGCCGGGCGCGGTGACCGCCGACGCTGTGGTGGCGGTCCGACCGGTGGTCACCGACGCCTTCACGCCGAGCGGCGCGTCCGCCGACCGTGCGGTGAACATGAACGTGGAGCGCGGCATCGCCACCGGGACAGAGGTGGTGCGGCGACTGGTGGACGCCACCGGCCGGGACCAACGTGACGTGCAGGACGCCCTCGAACTCGAGGTGCCGACCGGCGGCCAGATCCTGCGCTTCCGATACACCGCAAACTCACCCCAGGACGCGGTGGCGGGCGTCAACCTCGCCGCAGCGGCCTACCTCGACGTGCGCCGCACCATGTACGAGCAGCAGCGGGAGGACATCCTGCGCTCGTACGACGAGAGCATCAGCAGGGCGCAGGCACAGCAGGCGGTGTTGCAACGTCGGATTGCCAGTGCTCGGGAGGGCGAGGCGGATGCCGCGGTGGCCGAACTGTCCGGTGTGAACAGCCAACTGGTCCAGCTCGGCTCGGCCCGCACCGAGATCGCCGCGGTCGACGTCAACCCCGGCTGGGTCACCCGCGAGGCGGAGACGAACCTGATCCCCGCAGGCGGTAGCCAACTACTTCGCCTGCTCGCGGGGCTGCTCGGCGGTGTGCTGCTCGGCGTCGTGCTGGCGTACGGGTGGGAGTCGGTGGACCGGCGTATCCGATCGGTTGACGACGGCCGGGACGCTACCGGTCTGCCGCTGCTCGGTACCGCCCGCGGCCCGAGAGCACGGGGCTCACGGCACGCCGTGGACGCCGATGTTCGGTACGTGGCGATGGCCATCGCGGGGCGGATCCGGGAACCGGCCCGGATCGTGTTGTTGACCACCCGGGGGGATCAGACCGCGATGAGCGCCGGGCTGGCGGTGGCGCTCGCCGTGACCGGCCGGGAGGTGTACCTCGCCGATGACATCGATCGACTGGGACGGTTGCGCAGCGAGGTGCTGGCCGGCGTGGCGCGTCTGCCGACGACGGCGAACTCCGCCCGGCCGGTGGTGCCGCAGCCCCGCCAGGGCCGCAGGACAGCCCCCGTCGATGAGGTGACCGAGCAGATCGCCGTCCGGCGACCGTCCCCCCGCCCGACCGCTCTTCCCCGCCAGGCCACCGTCAACAGTCCGCCCGCGGCCGGCCACGTGACTGCCGCTAACCGCCCGGCGACCGACGACCCGGATGGCACGATCTTCCTGCCCCGGATCGCAGCCACCGCGTCGAGCAGCGCAAAGAGCGAAGTCGGAGAGCCCGCCGACACGGTTGTGGTGGGCGCTGGCACCATCCGCTTCGGCACCTGGCGGCAGCGGGCTGCCAGCGGGCTGGTGCTGTTCAATGCCCCACCGGCCGAGGCTGATGAGCGGGGCGTCGCGGCGGCCCGTCAGGGTGCCGCGGTGGTGGTGGTCGAGCAGGACCGGACCCGGCAGAGCGACCTACGCCGGCTGGCGGAGCGGCTGCGGGCAGCTGGCGTGGCGCCCCTTGGCTTCGTCCTCACGCACCGCGGGCGGGGCTGACCGTGCCCCTGGGCGGGACTCCGGCGACGAGCGAGTCGGCCGGGGACGGGGCCACCGAGGTCCTTCCGTCGCCCGGCCCGTCGCCACCGCCACCGCGGCTACCGATCTGGCCGCTGGCGCTGATGTTCGGCCTGGTGCCGATCTGGTGGCTGGCCGGCGCGTTCTACCTGGGCTGGCCGCTGTTGGGCGCCGTGCTGCTGGCCCTGCTGCTGGTCCGGGGTCGGGTTCCGTTGCCGCCGGGTGCCGGGATCTGGCTGCTCTTCCTCGCCGTCGTCCTGGTCAGCGCTACCCAGCTGGGGTCGCCCAACTCGGTGTTGACCTTTGGGCTGCGGTTGGGCTTCTACGCCACGGCGCTGGTGGTCGGCGTCTACGTCTACGTGGTGACCCGGGAACGGGCCGGGAACGGCGGCGTGCTCCTGCCCCTCTGTGCGTACTGGCTCGGGTTGGTGGCGTTGGGCTGGCTGAGCGTGCTCGCACCCCGGCTCGGCATGACCACCCCGGTGGAGGCGCTGCTGCCCGGCGCGATCGCCGACGAACCATTCGTCCACGACATGGTCCACCTGTCCACCGCCGAGTACAGTGCCCGGTCCCTGAATCCGATCTACCGTCCCGCGGCGCCGTACGCGTACACCAACAACTACGGCAGCGTGTACGCGATGTTGTTGCCCTGCGTGGTCGCAGTGATCATGCTACGGCGGCGCGGGGTGCTGCGCTGGCTGCTGCTCGGGTCGTTGCCGCTGTCCCTGGCGCCGGCTTTCCTCACGTTGAACCGAGCGATGTTCCTCAGCCTCGGCGTCGGCCTGTTGGTGCTCGGTGTCCGGGCCGGCCGGCGCGGCAACACCCGGGTCGCCATCTCGATCGTCGGTGTGGTGCTGGTGGCTCTCCTCGCCACCGTGTTCATCCCGGTCACCCAGTTGATCGAGGACCGGGTCGGGAGCAGTGGTACCAACACCGACCGGCTCGCCCTCTACCGTGCGGTGCTCGGGCGGGTCGGTGAGTCGCCGTGGCTCGGTTACGGCGCACCGGTGAACGTCGACACCGTCTCGGCCCAGGCGCCGATCGGCACCCAGGGGCAGCTGTGGATGGTGCTGTTCAGCCACGGGATCCCCGCTCTGCTGTGCTTTCTGGCCTGGTTCGTCGTGGCCGCCCTCTGCTGTGCCCGGGCAGCTTCGCCGGCGGGGCAGTGGCTGGCGATCGTCCCGGTGGTGTGCCTGGTGCAGATCCCCTTCTACGGCATGGCCAACCAGAACCTCGCCATCGCCTTCTACGTGATCGCCTTCGCCATGGCGCGCACCGAGCGCGAACTGGCACGAGGGCATGTCTCACGGCTGCCGGCGGCTCTCCGCGGGGCGGTCGAGTGACCGCCGCCACGGCTCCGGCGGCGTCGTCCGGCCGCGCCGCCGGGCAGCCGGACGAGGCAGAGCGCCGAGACAGTGTGCGCAGCGGTGTCGCTGGGCTGATCGGCGCCGCCACCAGCGGTCTCTTCGGCTTTCTCCTTGCGGTGGTGATAACCCGCGGCTACGGCCCGGCGGGCTCCGGTGTCTTCTTCGCCGCGATCGGGGTGATCACGGTAGCTACCGCGGTGTGCACGCTGGGTGCCGAGACCGGTCTGCTGTGGGCGCTGCCGCGCCGCCGCTCGGCCGCGGGGCGGGGGGATGCCGCCCGGGTACTGCCGGTGGCCCTCCTCCCGCCGTTCCTGGTTGCCGCCATGGTCGCGCTGGCCGGGTTGCTCGCTGCCGACTCACTGGCGCCCCGGGTGTTCGGCCCTGCCGCGGGGCCGGAGCTGCTGGCGGTGAGCTTCGCCGCCGTCCCGGTGGTTGTCCTCCTGACGCTGCTGCTCGCCGCCCTGCGATGCGTCCGGCCGATTCGGGCGTACGTGTCGGTGCAGTTCTTTCTCCTGCCGGTGGCCCGGCCGGCACTGGTCGGCGTCGCTGTCCTGGTCGGCGGTGGCCTGGTTGCCGGGGTGTCCGCCTGGCTGGTTCCGGCCGCACTGGCCCTGCTGGTCTGCCTGGCCCTGGTGGCGGGGCCGTTGCGCATCGGGCGTGGCGCCGGGTTACGTCCCGGACGGCGGGACTGGTCGACCTTCTGGCGGTTCGCGCTGCCCCGGGCCGTCTCGGCCGCCATCGACGCCGGCAACCTGTGGATTGGGGTGCTGTTGACCTCGGCGCTCGCCGGGGCGGAGGAGGCCGGTGTGTTCGGTGCCGTCGGCCGGTACGTCCTCGCCGGCCAGCTCGCCGTGCAGGGGCTGCGGGTGACGGTGTCTCCCCGGTTGTCCCGGCTGCTCGGCGCGGGCCGGACGGCTCTCGCGGCGGCCGTGCACCGGCAGTTGACCACCTGGGGACTGGTGCTTTCCTGGCCGGTCTACCTGCTGCTCGCCGTCTTCGGGGTGGGATTCCTGGAACTGTTCGGGCCCGGCTTCACCGCCGGGACCACCGCGATGACCGTCCTCGCTCTGGCCATGCTGGCGCAGACCGGGGTGGGTAACGTGCAGAGCCTGCTGCTGATGGGGGGCCGCAGCGGCCTGCACCTGACTGCCACCCTGGGCGGGCTGCTGGTGACCGTCTCGCTCGGCCTGGTGTTGATCCCCGGGCACGGCGCCACCGGCGCGGCGATGGCCTGGGCCGCCGGCATCCTCACCGAGAACCTCACCGCCGTGACGTGCGCATGGCTCGTGGTGCGGCACCCGTTGGTGGACGGTGCGATGGTGCGGGCGGCGGTGATCACCGTCGCCGTGGTGGGCGGCGCCGCCGCGGTGGGCGTGCTGGTCGGCGGGCGGGGCATGCCGGGCCTCCTGGCGGCGGTGGCGGTGCTGGCCGTCGGTGCTGCCGGGGCACTGCCCCGAATACGGCCCGGTATCCAGGCGAGTCTGAGGCAGATCCGTGGGCGGGAGTCGGCCACCGCCGGCCTACCCGATCAGAAGGACAGGTGAGGTACGTCGTGTCGGCGATGCGTGACCGGGTGAAGCAGCTCGTGCCGACCCAGGTGACCGAACAGGTGCGGGAATCCCTCGTCGGCTACGGCGTGCAGACCAGCGACCGGCGGCCGTTGCCCGACTTCCTCGTCATCGGCACCAAACGGGGCGGTACCACGTCACTGTGGAACTATCTGATCCAACATCCGCTGGTGCCACGGCTCTTTCCGGCCTGGAACACGAAGTCCACGCACTACTTCGAGGAGCACTGGCGGCGTGGTGAGGCGTGGTACCGGTCGCACTTCCCGACCCGCCGTCAGCGAGCGGCGCTACAGCGGCGGCACGGCGGTCCGGTCCGGGCCGGTGAGGCAGCCCCGTTGTACATGTTCCACCCGCTCGCCGCCGAGCGGGTCGCCGCACTGATGCCGTCGGTCAAGCTGGTCGTGCTGCTGCGTGATCCGGTGCAGCGGGCCTATTCGCACTGGAAGGAGCGGCGTACCCACGGCGTCGAGCCGCTGGACTTCGCCGCCGCCCTCGCCGCCGAGCAGGAGCGCACGGCGGGGGAGCGGGCGCGGCTGGTCGCCGAGCCGGAGTACGTCAGCGAGGCGTACGACTGGTACACCTACCGGGCCCGGGGCCGCTACCTCGAGCACCTGGAGCCGTGGCTGGACCGGTTCGACCGCACGCAGTTCCTCTTCCTGCTCAGCGAGGACCTGTACCGAGACGCCCGGTCGACGTACCGTCGGACCCTGTCGTTCCTCGGGCTGCCGGCGTACGACCTGGCGAGCTTCCGGGTCTACAACGACCGCCGCGGAGCGCCGCTGGACCCGGCGCTTCAGGCAGAGCTGACGGCCTACTACCGCCCCTACAACGACGCGCTGCGGCGGCGGCTCGGAGTGGACCTCGACTGGCCGGACGGCGCCTCATGACCGAGCCGGCCACTGCCTCCGCCGACCCGCGTACCCGTACCGACGGGTTGGGTTGGGTGACCCGGGCGGTCTTCGGTGCCGAGCGGGTCGGGCTCACCGTGGACGGTGGGTCGCCGGTCGGGCACCGGACGGTGGCGCGGTACGCCATTGTGCCCTCGGTTCAGCGGGCCCGGTTTCTGTTGCCGTTGGGCTCCCCGCGGGCAACGGCGGCGTCGCTGCTGGCGTACAACGCGCTGCGACCGCCTCAGGTGCGGGCCGTACGGGCACTTCTCGGCGGGGTCGCTCGACTCGGCGGGATCGAGCTGGCCCGGTTTCCGATCCTGACCGTGTCGCTTCCGGACGCGGTCGCCGCGGAGGACGCGCTGCTCGTCCATCGACTCGCTGCCCTACTGGGCTGGGGACCCACCTACGCGGCGTGCGGGGTGCGACCGCCGGACCCGAACCACAAGCCGACCCTGCAGCTGTTCGGCTCGGCCGGCCGCCCGCTCGGCTTCGCGAAGATCGGCTGGAATGATGCCACCCGACTCCTGGTGACCGCCGAGGCGGCGGCCCTGCGGGAACTCCCCGCGCTGGCTCGGGTGCCGGACCACCCGGTGGCGCCCCGGCTACTGGCCGAGCATCGGTGGGCCGGGCGGTCCGTCGCGTTGGTCGAGCCGCTGCCGGCGACTGTTCGTGGGCTGTCCACCACCGCCGAGCCCGAGGTCGCCGCGGTGCTCGCGGTGGCTCGCCGGGGCCGCCCGCCCGCCCGGCCCCAACCACTGGCCGGATCGCGCTTCCTGACCCGGCTCACCCGGGCCGCGCACCAGGCCGCCGCTACGATGCCAGCCGATGCCCGGGTGGCCGTGGCGGCGGCTGAGCTCGCCTCGAGGCACGGGGACAGCTCGGTCGAGTTCGGGCACTGGCATGGCGACTGGGTCCCGTGGAACCTCGGCTGGCACGCCGATCGATTGGTCGCCTGGGACTGGGAGCACAGCGCGCCGGATGTCCCGCTCGGCTTCGACCTGGCGCACGACGCGTTCCAGCGGGCCCTGGTGCTGCGGGGTGAGTCCGCCGCCACCGCGGCCGGCGCCGTTGATCTCCAACTTCGACGGTACGGCGACGCGCTCGGCCTGAACCGGGCCGGGCAGCGCCTGGTGGCCGACGCGTACCTGCTGGAGCTGTGGTTGCGGACATGGCGTCTGGCCAACGCCGGGGCGGGCTGGAACCCCGCCCTGCACCCCGCTCTGCTGGAACTCTTCGCACAGCGGTACGACCGGTGACAGTCCGGTTACCCGATCCCCCCGCGATCCGATACGTGATCTGCTTTCGCAAGCCATCGATCGAGGGCGAAGTAGATCAAAGTCGAAGCGGACAGGGAGGCTTGCGTGGAGACGTACCCCAAGGGTCGCGGCGACTCTCCGGTCCTGCTGCTCGTCGGGTCGAGCGGTGGGCACCTGGCTCAGCTGCTGGCACTGCGTTCCTGGTACGAGCGCTGGCACCGTTGCTGGGTAACCTTCGACACCCCGGACGCGCGCTCTCTGCTCGCGGGGGAACAGGTTGTCTCGGCCCACCACCCGACCACCCGCAACGTACCCAACCTGGTGCGCAACGCGGCGCTGGCGGTACGGGTATTGCGGCGGCGTCGGGTCGCCGTGGTGGTGACGACCGGAGCCGGGGTGGCGGTGCCGTTCGTGGTGTTCGCCTGGCTGCGGCGAATTCCCACTGTCTATGTCGAGGTGTACGACCGGATCGACACCCCGACCCTGACCGCGCGCCTGTGCCGCCCGTTTCTGTCCGCGATGCTCGTGCAGTGGGAGGAGCAACGCCGGCACTACCCGGAGGCGACGGTCGTGGGGCCGCTGCTGTGAGCATGGAGGGTGCGGTGAAGCAGAGACCCGCGACACCAGGTTCCGCCAGTCCGGGTGGAGGGTGGATTCGGTGAGTACGAGGCGAGTCGAGGCGCCGGTGGAGTCCGAGTCCAGCCGTCGGGTTCCCCGGCAACGGAACCGGTCTCGTGCCGATCTGGCGCGGGTTTTGGTTGCGGTCGGCACCGACAAGCACCCGTTTGACCGGCTGATTGACTGGCTGCGGGATTGGCAGTCGACAGCCCCCGATCGCGTGGTTCTGACCATCCAACATGGTCATACCAGAGTGGCCGATGGTCGCGGCGCAGTGGCCTTCCTGGGGCACGACGAGCTCCAGGCGGCGATGTCCGCGGCCGACCTTGTGGTCTGTCACGGTGGCCCGGCCACCATTCTGGAGGCCCGTCGGCGCGGCACGGTACCGATCGTGGTTCCCCGGGATCCGACTCACGGCGAACACGTTGACGACCACCAACTGCGGTTCGCGCGTCGGCTCGGTGCGGCGGGCCTGGTGGTGGTGTGCGAGACCCGAGCGACGTTCGTGGCGGCGCTCACCGCCGGTCTGGCCGAGCCGTCCCGGTTCGTCGTCCGGGCTGACCCTGAGGCGGCCCGGGCCCGGGAGGCCGCCGTGGCCCGGGTCGGGGAGATTGTGGAGAACCTGGTGGTCGCGGCGGACGGCCGACGGGCATGGTGGCGGCCGTGGTCACGGTCGCCACGGAGCGGAGCACGAGGATGACCACCCTGCCGCGGGTGAGCGCCGTGGTGCCCACCCGGGACCGCCCCGAGTTGCTGCGGGCCGCGGTCCGCAGCAACCTCGACCAGGACTATCCGGGTGAGCTCGAGGTGGTCGTCGTGTACGACCGTTCGGAGCCGGATCCGACGCTGACCGAGTTGTCGCGACCGGGTCGGTTGGTCCGGGTCATTCACAACGGCCGGACGCCCGGCCTTGCGGGTGCCCGCAACACCGGCATACTGGCTGCCACCGGCGAGTTGATCGCCTTCTGCGACGACGACGACGAGTGGTTGCCCGGCAAGCTGTCGGCGCAGGTCGCGGCACTCACCACTACTCCGGGCGCCGAGTTCGTCTCGAGTGGCATCCGGGTGAGCTACGACGGACACACCGTCGACCGGTCGCTGTCTCGTGACCGGATCGAGCTCGCGGACCTGTTGCGGGACCGGATGACCGAGCTGCACCCGTCGACGTTCCTCATCCGCGCCGCCGTGCTCCACAACGGCTTCGGACTGGTTGACGAGGAGATTCCGGGCAGCTACGCGGAGGACTACGAGTTCCTGCTGCGGGCGGCCCGTAGCGCACCACTGGTCAATCTGCGCACCCCGTTGGTGCTGGTGCGTTGGCACAAACGGTCGTATTTCGCGCAGCGCTGGGACACCATCTCGGAGGCGTTGCAATGGCTGCTGGAACGCTACCCGGAGTTCGGCACTCAGCCCGCCGGGGAGGCACGGGTGGCGGGGCAGATCGCCTTCGCGCGCGCCGCGTCCGGTGACCGCCAGGGCGCCCTGCGCTGGGCCCGCCGCACCCTCCGGCGCAACCCGCGCGAGCCACGGGCGTACCTGGCGCTCGCGGTGGCCGGGCGCCTGATCCGGGCGGACGCGGTGCTGCGCACGCTGCACAAGCGTGGCCGGGGAATTTAGGCCACAGACCACCCACTCATCCCGTACCAGCCGTGAGAGCAGCAACCCCTGTTGACGTAGTAGATACGGAGTTCGTCCGATGGCACTTCACTCGTTGAGATTTCGCCTGGTGGACTCGCCTTCCTCATTCGGTGCCAAACGGAGGGCGCGACGGGCGGCCTGGCTGTCCGACACCTTTCCCGACCTCGCTGAGATGAACGTGCTTGACCTCGGTGGACGGGTGGAAAGCTGGGCAAAGGTGCCGGTCCGTCCGGCGCACGTCCACGTGGTGAATCTGGAGCCGTTGCCGACGGAATTACCGGACTGGGCCGAAGCTGATCATGCCGATGCCTGCGAACTGCCGAAGCGCATTCTCGGCCGTCGGTACGATCTTGTCTTCAGCAACAGCGTGTTGGAGCATGTGGGCGGATACGAACGTCGTCGCCGGATGGCGGAGGCGATCCGGGAGCTGGCCCCTGAGTACTGGGTGCAGACACCGTACCGATACTTTCCGATAGAACCGCACTGGGTGGCTCCCGCCATGCAGTTCCTGCCGGTGTCGGCACGGGTGGTGGTGGCACGGAAGTGGCCCCTGGCGTACACGCCGGGCAAGTCGTACGAGGCGGCGATGCGGCAGGTCCTGACGACCGAATTGATTGGTCGGGCCGAGCTGCGCTACCTCTTTCCGGACGCGGGCATCCGGAACGAGCGCCTGCTGGGCCTCACCAAATCGTTGATTGCGATTCGAAAATCGTCGTCAGTGTGACAGGAGTGTCTGTTCGTCAGGGCTGCTCCAGCGGTTCACGGTGTTACGCTTGCGTTTTGGGAATGGTTTAGGCGTACGCGAGACTGTCGTGAGGTGGCGGTATTGGAGCGGGGTGATCTAACCTACGCTGAGGTGGGTGCGTCAGTCGGCGATCTTCCGTCTGGCTATCGACACGTTCACCGCAAGGTCTTTCTCGGTGTGGATGTTCGGGTCTTCGACAAGGCTGTCCACGCATTGCTTGGGTGGCGCATGCACCGCCGGGCTGGGGTTAGCGTTGATCGCCCAGATCTGAGGCCAGAACCGGGTCTGGATTTCCG comes from Salinispora tropica CNB-440 and encodes:
- a CDS encoding lipopolysaccharide biosynthesis protein — encoded protein: MTAATAPAASSGRAAGQPDEAERRDSVRSGVAGLIGAATSGLFGFLLAVVITRGYGPAGSGVFFAAIGVITVATAVCTLGAETGLLWALPRRRSAAGRGDAARVLPVALLPPFLVAAMVALAGLLAADSLAPRVFGPAAGPELLAVSFAAVPVVVLLTLLLAALRCVRPIRAYVSVQFFLLPVARPALVGVAVLVGGGLVAGVSAWLVPAALALLVCLALVAGPLRIGRGAGLRPGRRDWSTFWRFALPRAVSAAIDAGNLWIGVLLTSALAGAEEAGVFGAVGRYVLAGQLAVQGLRVTVSPRLSRLLGAGRTALAAAVHRQLTTWGLVLSWPVYLLLAVFGVGFLELFGPGFTAGTTAMTVLALAMLAQTGVGNVQSLLLMGGRSGLHLTATLGGLLVTVSLGLVLIPGHGATGAAMAWAAGILTENLTAVTCAWLVVRHPLVDGAMVRAAVITVAVVGGAAAVGVLVGGRGMPGLLAAVAVLAVGAAGALPRIRPGIQASLRQIRGRESATAGLPDQKDR
- a CDS encoding sulfotransferase domain-containing protein: MSAMRDRVKQLVPTQVTEQVRESLVGYGVQTSDRRPLPDFLVIGTKRGGTTSLWNYLIQHPLVPRLFPAWNTKSTHYFEEHWRRGEAWYRSHFPTRRQRAALQRRHGGPVRAGEAAPLYMFHPLAAERVAALMPSVKLVVLLRDPVQRAYSHWKERRTHGVEPLDFAAALAAEQERTAGERARLVAEPEYVSEAYDWYTYRARGRYLEHLEPWLDRFDRTQFLFLLSEDLYRDARSTYRRTLSFLGLPAYDLASFRVYNDRRGAPLDPALQAELTAYYRPYNDALRRRLGVDLDWPDGAS
- a CDS encoding glycosyltransferase, yielding MARVLVAVGTDKHPFDRLIDWLRDWQSTAPDRVVLTIQHGHTRVADGRGAVAFLGHDELQAAMSAADLVVCHGGPATILEARRRGTVPIVVPRDPTHGEHVDDHQLRFARRLGAAGLVVVCETRATFVAALTAGLAEPSRFVVRADPEAARAREAAVARVGEIVENLVVAADGRRAWWRPWSRSPRSGARG
- a CDS encoding acyltransferase, whose translation is MSGIRRGLGVRALFALKRGWYRLRYPGLSLGRDVEIRGRVRLRRGVRVHIGDRTRINKLVRFAGPGEVRVGADCLLSATWVGVWTSVRVGDRCLLSNCELRDSDFHNLRPEVRHDPPTPRTRAPIVIEDNVWIGAHALVMKGVRIGRDSVVGAATVVRADVPPRVVVIGNPQQTVKKFNE
- a CDS encoding class I SAM-dependent methyltransferase encodes the protein MALHSLRFRLVDSPSSFGAKRRARRAAWLSDTFPDLAEMNVLDLGGRVESWAKVPVRPAHVHVVNLEPLPTELPDWAEADHADACELPKRILGRRYDLVFSNSVLEHVGGYERRRRMAEAIRELAPEYWVQTPYRYFPIEPHWVAPAMQFLPVSARVVVARKWPLAYTPGKSYEAAMRQVLTTELIGRAELRYLFPDAGIRNERLLGLTKSLIAIRKSSSV
- a CDS encoding glycosyltransferase family 2 protein: MVAAVVTVATERSTRMTTLPRVSAVVPTRDRPELLRAAVRSNLDQDYPGELEVVVVYDRSEPDPTLTELSRPGRLVRVIHNGRTPGLAGARNTGILAATGELIAFCDDDDEWLPGKLSAQVAALTTTPGAEFVSSGIRVSYDGHTVDRSLSRDRIELADLLRDRMTELHPSTFLIRAAVLHNGFGLVDEEIPGSYAEDYEFLLRAARSAPLVNLRTPLVLVRWHKRSYFAQRWDTISEALQWLLERYPEFGTQPAGEARVAGQIAFARAASGDRQGALRWARRTLRRNPREPRAYLALAVAGRLIRADAVLRTLHKRGRGI
- a CDS encoding O-antigen ligase family protein, producing MGGTPATSESAGDGATEVLPSPGPSPPPPRLPIWPLALMFGLVPIWWLAGAFYLGWPLLGAVLLALLLVRGRVPLPPGAGIWLLFLAVVLVSATQLGSPNSVLTFGLRLGFYATALVVGVYVYVVTRERAGNGGVLLPLCAYWLGLVALGWLSVLAPRLGMTTPVEALLPGAIADEPFVHDMVHLSTAEYSARSLNPIYRPAAPYAYTNNYGSVYAMLLPCVVAVIMLRRRGVLRWLLLGSLPLSLAPAFLTLNRAMFLSLGVGLLVLGVRAGRRGNTRVAISIVGVVLVALLATVFIPVTQLIEDRVGSSGTNTDRLALYRAVLGRVGESPWLGYGAPVNVDTVSAQAPIGTQGQLWMVLFSHGIPALLCFLAWFVVAALCCARAASPAGQWLAIVPVVCLVQIPFYGMANQNLAIAFYVIAFAMARTERELARGHVSRLPAALRGAVE
- a CDS encoding polysaccharide biosynthesis protein, whose protein sequence is METYPKGRGDSPVLLLVGSSGGHLAQLLALRSWYERWHRCWVTFDTPDARSLLAGEQVVSAHHPTTRNVPNLVRNAALAVRVLRRRRVAVVVTTGAGVAVPFVVFAWLRRIPTVYVEVYDRIDTPTLTARLCRPFLSAMLVQWEEQRRHYPEATVVGPLL